The Mugil cephalus isolate CIBA_MC_2020 chromosome 11, CIBA_Mcephalus_1.1, whole genome shotgun sequence genome includes a window with the following:
- the LOC125016513 gene encoding angiogenin-2, translating into MAALRVCLSLTICFLLAHGTLAKNDAPCQLTSWKSGFKTFIKRHIPNGAPTSLDQNEWENYIRKGGCDRPTQSFLHPRDEERVKAVCTERGGKTYKDNLCISREPFNFITVRSVKDTCGIKSITPETKHLILACEVLENQCLPVHFEGNPDNDRPSNNARGCRDPQGRSHAPSFKTTWLWLLSVPLIIISG; encoded by the coding sequence aTGGCTGCTCTCAGAGTTTGTCTCTCTCTGACCATTTGTTTCCTGCTGGCTCATGGAACTTTGGCCAAGAATGATGCCCCGTGCCAGCTCACCTCCTGGAAGAGCGGCTTCAAAACCTTCATCAAACGGCACATTCCCAATGGAGCTCCTACTTCACTGGACCAGAATGAATGGGAGAACTACATCAGGAAAGGTGGCTGTGACAGACCCACGCAGTCCTTCCTCCACCCACGGGACGAGGAGAGGGTGAAGGCCGTGtgcacagagagaggggggaagacCTACAAGGACAACCTGTGCATCAGCCGGGAGCCTTTCAACTTCATCACCGTGAGGAGTGTCAAGGATACCTGCGGGATTAAAAGCATCACACCAGAAACCAAACACCTGATACTGGCCTGTGAAGTGCTGGAAAATCAGTGCCTTCCAGTCCATTTTGAGGGAAACCCCGACAACGACAGGCCCAGTAACAACGCCAGAGGCTGCAGGGATCCACAGGGTAGAAGCCATGCCCCCAGCTTTAAAACCACGTGGCTCTGGTTGTTGTCAGTGCCTCTAATTATCATTTCTGGCTAa
- the crabp2a gene encoding cellular retinoic acid-binding protein 2a produces MEGTHPNFSGTWEMTSSENFEELLKALHVNPIYRKIAVKAAANPQVAIVHEGDNLTIKTSTTVRTTNITFVVGEEFRETTVDGRDCMSLPRWETDSKISCEQRLLKGEGPKTTWTREITSDGRLILTFTADDVICTRIYERR; encoded by the exons ATGGAGGGCACACATCCAAATTTCTCCGGCACTTGGGAGATGACGAGCTCAGAAAACTTCGAGGAATTATTGAAAGCGCTGC atgtgaACCCAATTTACCGCAAGATTGCAGTGAAAGCAGCCGCCAACCCACAGGTAGCGATTGTACACGAAGGAGATAATCTGACGATTAAAACCTCAACCACAGTCCGCACCACCAACATCACCTTCGTCGTTGGGGAGGAGTTCAGAGAGACCACGGTGGACGGACGTGACTGCATG AGTTTACCACGCTGGGAGACAGACAGCAAGATCAGCTGTGAGCAGCGTCTGCTAAAGGGAGAGGGACCCAAGACAACCTGGACCCGAGAGATCACCAGTGACGGCAGGCTGATCCTG ACCTTCACAGCGGATGATGTGATTTGCACCAGAATCTACGAAAGACGATGA